The following coding sequences lie in one Arachis ipaensis cultivar K30076 chromosome B05, Araip1.1, whole genome shotgun sequence genomic window:
- the LOC107640631 gene encoding uncharacterized protein K02A2.6-like gives MWRQVITRFVIPEVVISDNGTQFTNKKFAEFLTGLGIKQKISSVKHPQTNGQVESANKVILLGLKKRLDSKKGAWADKLASVLWSYHTTEQSSTRETPFYLTYGVDAIIPVEIGEPSPRLLLKGVEEAVEKDLVDEAREMAHLSEVALKQRMALRYNTKVT, from the exons atgtggaggcaggtgataacccggTTCGTCATCCCAGAAGTCGTCATCTCGGACAACGGGACACAATTCACTAACAAGAAATTCGCAGAATTCCTCACCGGCCTGGGCATAAAACAGAAGATCTCCTCGGTAAAACACCCCCAGACGAATGGACAAGTGGAGTCCGCAAATAAGGTCATCTTGCTGGGCCTCAAGAAGCGGTTGGATAGCAAAAAAGGTGCATGGGCCGACAAACTCGCCTCGGTTCTCTGGTCCTACCATACAACCGAGCAAAGCTCCACGAGAGAAACCCCTTTCTACCTGACGTACGGGGTTGATGCGATAATACCCGTGGAGATCGGCGAGCCGAGCCCACGGTTACTTctgaaaggagtagaagaagcagTGGAGAAAGACCTGGTGGATGAGGCCAGAGAGATGGCCCACTTGTCGGAGGTAGCACTGAAACAAAGAATGGCCCTGCGCTATAACACCAAG GTAACTTGA